The Candidatus Nanosynbacter lyticus genome window below encodes:
- a CDS encoding D-alanine--D-alanine ligase family protein yields the protein MDRLRVLLIFGGESSEHEVSINSATNVLAALDTARYDIKLCYIDRAGQWRLVETIEARNQSSPHLAPQLGQRSLLIDGVDPLPIDVIIPVLHGKNGEDGSVQGLAQLLHIPYVGPSLLSAAVTMDKDMTKRLALGAHVPVVPWRTLANDAPRPTFAEIADELGAPVFIKPSRAGSSVGVSKVHSAEAFTAALDEAFRHDDTVLIEQAITARELELAVLGRGTSARVSMPGEILPGEEFYSYDDKYSTASTSRVIIPAEVDESVATELQRLALAAYHATGGHGMARVDFFLDPMGQIFLNEINSIPGFTNISMYPKLWEASGLSPQALVDELIQEALASRSIRGV from the coding sequence ATGGATAGATTACGCGTTCTCCTCATATTTGGCGGCGAGTCATCCGAGCACGAGGTCTCGATCAATTCCGCCACTAATGTGCTAGCGGCGCTGGACACAGCACGCTACGACATCAAACTATGCTACATCGACCGTGCTGGTCAGTGGCGGCTCGTCGAGACGATCGAGGCACGCAATCAGTCAAGCCCACACTTAGCACCGCAACTCGGCCAGCGCTCACTGCTCATCGACGGTGTTGACCCGCTGCCGATTGATGTGATAATTCCGGTGCTTCATGGCAAAAACGGCGAGGACGGCAGTGTGCAGGGCCTGGCGCAGCTACTTCATATTCCCTATGTCGGCCCGAGTCTCCTTTCGGCGGCTGTCACCATGGACAAAGACATGACCAAGCGGCTGGCGCTCGGCGCTCACGTTCCGGTTGTACCGTGGCGAACGCTAGCGAATGATGCGCCGCGACCGACCTTTGCCGAGATAGCTGATGAGCTTGGTGCGCCTGTTTTCATCAAGCCATCCCGCGCCGGCTCGTCCGTCGGTGTCAGCAAAGTCCACTCGGCCGAAGCATTCACCGCCGCGCTTGATGAAGCCTTTCGCCACGACGACACCGTATTGATAGAACAAGCGATTACCGCCCGCGAGCTTGAGCTGGCTGTCCTCGGCCGCGGCACGTCCGCCCGCGTCAGTATGCCTGGTGAGATTCTTCCTGGCGAAGAGTTTTATAGCTACGACGATAAGTACAGCACCGCTAGCACTTCGCGCGTCATTATCCCCGCGGAAGTTGACGAGTCGGTGGCGACAGAACTGCAGCGCCTCGCGCTGGCCGCTTACCACGCGACTGGTGGACACGGCATGGCGCGAGTTGACTTTTTCCTTGATCCAATGGGCCAGATTTTTCTCAACGAAATTAACAGCATCCCCGGCTTCACCAACATCAGTATGTATCCAAAGCTCTGGGAAGCTTCGGGCCTCAGCCCACAGGCGCTGGTTGATGAGCTGATCCAGGAGGCGCTTGCCAGCCGCTCTATACGTGGCGTATAA
- a CDS encoding slipin family protein produces MEIVAVILVIVLMFVLSGIKVVNQYQRGVVLTLGKFTGVREPGLRVVIPIFQTMMMVDVRSTPIDVPKQEVITKDNVTVGVDAVVYFRVINAPKAVLETTNYIYATSQFAQAALRDVTGNVDMDDLLAKREEISQQIKEIVDAETDKWGIDVENVKIQNIELPGDMKRAMAKQAEAERERRANIINADGEKAAAETLAQAAEILVKTQGAINLRTLNTLERISTEPSQKTMMLFPIELIDAIRGGKK; encoded by the coding sequence ATGGAAATAGTAGCAGTAATTTTAGTCATCGTACTGATGTTTGTACTGAGCGGCATTAAGGTAGTTAACCAATACCAGCGCGGTGTAGTACTGACGCTGGGTAAGTTTACTGGCGTGCGCGAACCGGGCCTAAGGGTGGTGATACCGATTTTTCAGACGATGATGATGGTCGACGTGCGTTCGACGCCGATTGACGTGCCGAAACAAGAAGTCATCACCAAGGACAACGTCACCGTCGGTGTTGACGCGGTGGTCTACTTCCGTGTGATTAACGCGCCAAAAGCGGTGCTGGAGACGACCAACTACATTTACGCCACCAGCCAATTTGCCCAGGCTGCCCTGCGCGACGTCACTGGTAACGTTGATATGGACGATCTCTTGGCCAAGCGCGAGGAGATTTCACAGCAAATCAAGGAAATTGTTGATGCCGAGACCGACAAATGGGGTATCGATGTTGAGAATGTCAAGATTCAGAATATCGAACTGCCTGGCGACATGAAGCGCGCTATGGCCAAACAGGCCGAAGCCGAGCGCGAGCGCCGCGCCAACATCATTAACGCCGACGGCGAAAAGGCTGCCGCCGAGACACTGGCACAAGCCGCCGAGATCCTGGTAAAAACCCAAGGCGCCATTAACCTGCGTACCCTGAACACGCTGGAACGTATCTCCACCGAGCCGTCACAAAAAACGATGATGCTCTTCCCAATTGAACTGATTGACGCGATCCGCGGCGGTAAGAAATAG
- a CDS encoding alpha/beta fold hydrolase, producing MMELLQTSRGTIEYRYDMHGSLTVLVLNGGHTTAAMRTGEDYFVSRGYSILSVSRPGYGGTDTALSKTYGEFEQATNELLEQLGIERVILVGISAGGRAAMRFAELHPDSVDKLVLMSAVSFKKWPSQSTRMAARIAFNPVLEHVTWAVMRWLLRRWSRKIVSYLFQQLTTLDARDVLASYPPSSIDAIASMFMQFRSGSGFMNDISRRLMKGNPETITQPTLILHSKYDGSVPLDHPLHTAKQIKHAVLSINNTESHVMWLSPRWMEVENTLDEFLASK from the coding sequence ATGATGGAGCTGCTTCAAACGTCCCGCGGTACGATCGAATATCGATATGACATGCACGGCTCGTTAACGGTTCTCGTTTTGAACGGTGGTCACACGACTGCCGCCATGCGTACGGGTGAGGATTACTTCGTTAGTCGCGGCTATTCAATCCTCAGCGTCAGCCGACCCGGCTATGGTGGGACAGATACGGCGCTTAGCAAAACCTATGGCGAGTTCGAACAGGCGACAAACGAGTTGCTAGAGCAGCTCGGGATTGAGCGTGTCATCCTGGTCGGCATATCGGCTGGCGGCAGAGCGGCGATGCGGTTCGCCGAGCTTCACCCCGACAGCGTTGATAAACTCGTCCTGATGAGCGCGGTGAGTTTCAAGAAATGGCCTAGTCAAAGTACTCGTATGGCAGCCCGTATCGCGTTTAATCCTGTGCTCGAACATGTAACGTGGGCAGTGATGCGCTGGCTGCTCCGCAGATGGTCGCGAAAAATAGTCAGTTATTTGTTTCAACAACTCACGACATTGGACGCGCGTGACGTGCTTGCTAGCTACCCGCCGTCGTCTATCGATGCAATCGCGTCGATGTTTATGCAATTTCGCTCTGGCAGTGGGTTCATGAATGACATTAGTCGGCGTTTGATGAAGGGTAATCCCGAAACTATCACACAACCGACGCTTATACTGCATAGTAAGTATGATGGTTCGGTTCCGCTAGACCATCCGCTTCACACCGCGAAGCAGATCAAGCACGCCGTGCTTTCCATCAATAATACCGAATCGCACGTGATGTGGTTGAGCCCTAGGTGGATGGAAGTCGAAAATACGCTCGATGAGTTTCTCGCTTCAAAGTGA
- a CDS encoding DUF4342 domain-containing protein — protein MAWQCHILQNYTEEFSVNGDQVVEKVKQLIKEGNVRRVIIKNEKGESIMEFPVTAGVVGVLLLPTLAALGAAVVLMTRCTIAVERWD, from the coding sequence ATGGCTTGGCAGTGTCATATATTACAAAACTATACCGAAGAATTTAGCGTTAACGGCGATCAAGTTGTCGAGAAGGTCAAACAACTCATCAAAGAAGGTAACGTCCGCCGCGTCATCATCAAAAACGAAAAAGGCGAAAGCATCATGGAATTCCCCGTCACTGCCGGCGTCGTTGGCGTACTGCTGCTGCCAACCCTCGCGGCTCTCGGCGCAGCGGTGGTGTTGATGACACGGTGCACGATCGCGGTGGAGCGATGGGATTAG
- a CDS encoding alpha/beta hydrolase family protein, producing MQKNEKILKRQSTKIFFDNDDTDFFFNWMLGVAELFGMSHGELFYLAHKIGRDGKPSKWRACFTDHADYLVRLAKAATGEQMAADCYFGATYAYRAVLQFIDPFSPEYPKLVCAMENAFAGAVRAINIPIKPVRVPYQTGYLPGYYLYCDNNRPTVVMVGGGDTYREDLFYFAGWPGWQRNYNVLMVDLPGQGSNPARGLTFTVDAGEPIAACLDWLQTENPDARHIALYGVSGGGYFTAQAAAKDARISAWIASTPIFDVAELFRREFGAALKAPGWLMNLALKLAGNINEAADINLKKYAWQFGTSDFRSAIDEVFEQAKVVDHQAITCPSLFLMGEGEGAELQRQTRCLYDEFIRRELDTTLHEFDSQSGADAHCQLNNLRLAHSVVFDWLDSRLVD from the coding sequence ATGCAAAAAAACGAAAAGATCCTCAAACGGCAATCGACTAAAATCTTCTTTGACAATGACGATACCGATTTCTTTTTCAACTGGATGCTCGGCGTGGCGGAACTGTTCGGTATGTCGCATGGAGAGTTGTTTTATCTGGCGCATAAGATCGGGCGTGACGGGAAACCGAGTAAGTGGCGAGCCTGTTTTACGGACCATGCCGATTATCTCGTTCGCTTGGCAAAGGCAGCCACCGGTGAACAAATGGCCGCCGACTGCTATTTTGGTGCAACCTATGCCTATCGGGCAGTACTGCAGTTCATTGATCCGTTTTCTCCGGAATATCCGAAGCTTGTTTGCGCTATGGAAAACGCTTTTGCCGGTGCGGTCAGGGCGATAAATATACCGATCAAACCCGTGCGCGTTCCGTATCAAACTGGCTATTTACCCGGCTATTATCTTTACTGCGACAATAACCGCCCAACCGTGGTCATGGTCGGCGGCGGTGATACGTACCGGGAGGATTTGTTCTATTTTGCCGGCTGGCCGGGGTGGCAGCGGAACTATAATGTACTGATGGTCGATTTACCCGGTCAAGGCTCTAATCCCGCCAGAGGTCTCACTTTTACCGTCGACGCCGGCGAGCCGATTGCCGCGTGCCTTGACTGGCTGCAAACCGAAAATCCCGACGCGCGTCACATTGCGCTATACGGCGTTAGCGGCGGCGGGTATTTTACTGCTCAAGCGGCCGCAAAAGACGCGAGGATTAGCGCATGGATTGCCAGCACGCCTATTTTTGACGTGGCAGAACTGTTCCGCCGTGAGTTCGGCGCAGCGCTCAAAGCGCCCGGCTGGCTGATGAATCTCGCCTTAAAATTAGCGGGGAACATCAATGAAGCCGCCGATATCAATTTGAAAAAATACGCTTGGCAGTTCGGCACGAGCGACTTCCGCTCGGCGATCGATGAAGTTTTCGAACAGGCAAAGGTTGTCGACCACCAAGCTATTACTTGTCCGTCGCTGTTTCTCATGGGGGAAGGCGAAGGTGCTGAACTCCAGCGGCAAACGCGATGTCTCTACGATGAATTTATCCGGCGCGAACTTGATACGACGCTGCATGAGTTCGATTCGCAAAGCGGCGCCGACGCTCATTGTCAGCTGAATAATTTACGTTTGGCGCATAGCGTAGTCTTTGATTGGCTGGACAGTCGGCTGGTTGATTGA
- a CDS encoding glycoside hydrolase family 16 protein, translating to MTKRKLVTTSIATLIVIGGLSLGALHFLSQVNNSPPQATKYADRTTSPADSPNTDNRSLADTNSTSDNQQPSKSNQNTDNKPTPAGHNWVTQTMRHNHDQAQAAKQQPERQRGSQGSTQRANQSPRNNSSNNNSGNKNSSSPSQPQPVKSGDSANHANHDQNQAAIDGWQIDYFEGFDSSIKQTKWVQYGWGDPAVGHGCMGVMSQRNSFTQDGKLVIRTQYENGQWSTGGAGSGDVFTASRGRWEVRAKFPKAKGVGYAFLLWPKDEGWPPEIDFAEGRVNGPRIEATYHWDPDNKQKQAFLDNHDMSGWHTYGVIVEKDHIIFTLDGKEWGRIKHPNVTDKQMFLGVQAGAMNPNGINKHTETVDGGVPNPLTPAVADIEVDYVAHYVRK from the coding sequence ATGACGAAGCGAAAACTGGTTACAACTAGCATAGCAACTCTTATCGTCATCGGCGGCTTGTCGCTTGGCGCACTGCACTTCTTGTCGCAGGTGAATAATTCCCCGCCCCAAGCAACAAAATATGCCGATCGAACTACATCGCCGGCCGACTCGCCAAATACTGACAATCGCTCCCTCGCCGACACCAACTCTACGAGCGATAATCAGCAACCAAGCAAATCTAACCAAAACACCGACAATAAACCAACGCCAGCCGGACATAATTGGGTAACGCAGACCATGCGTCACAATCACGACCAAGCCCAAGCAGCAAAACAGCAACCTGAACGCCAACGTGGCTCTCAGGGCTCGACTCAGCGAGCCAATCAGTCACCACGCAACAACTCATCAAACAATAATTCAGGTAATAAAAATTCCAGCTCTCCGAGCCAACCGCAACCGGTCAAGTCCGGTGACTCAGCAAACCATGCAAACCACGACCAGAATCAGGCAGCAATTGATGGTTGGCAGATTGATTACTTTGAAGGCTTTGATTCATCGATCAAACAAACTAAGTGGGTACAGTACGGCTGGGGTGATCCAGCGGTTGGCCACGGCTGCATGGGCGTGATGTCGCAGCGTAATTCGTTCACTCAAGACGGCAAACTGGTAATTCGCACTCAGTACGAGAACGGCCAGTGGAGCACTGGCGGCGCCGGCTCAGGTGATGTATTCACCGCCTCACGCGGCCGCTGGGAAGTTCGCGCTAAGTTCCCGAAAGCCAAAGGCGTTGGTTATGCATTCCTTCTCTGGCCAAAGGACGAAGGCTGGCCACCAGAGATTGATTTCGCTGAGGGGCGCGTCAATGGTCCTCGTATTGAGGCAACGTACCACTGGGATCCAGATAACAAGCAAAAGCAAGCATTCCTTGATAATCACGACATGAGCGGCTGGCACACGTACGGCGTTATCGTCGAGAAGGATCATATAATCTTTACGTTGGATGGTAAAGAATGGGGTCGCATCAAGCACCCGAACGTGACCGACAAACAGATGTTCCTCGGCGTGCAAGCTGGAGCGATGAACCCGAACGGCATTAATAAGCATACCGAGACCGTTGACGGCGGTGTACCTAATCCACTCACGCCAGCCGTAGCTGATATCGAAGTTGATTATGTGGCACACTACGTGCGGAAATAG
- a CDS encoding alpha-amylase family glycosyl hydrolase, whose amino-acid sequence MRTWHNVASLYQIYPRSFRDTNGDGIGDLNGITEKLDYLAWLGVDAIWISPFFVSPMTDFGYDIADYRKIDPTFGGLDDFRALLERAHILDIKVMIDLVPCHTSDQHPWFQEARSSRDNPRRDYYVWRDGRDGNEPNNWRSLSGGSSWEFDEQTGQFYLHSFLKTQPDLNWDNPAVRNEIKNVVRFWFDMGVDGMRVDAIWGISKDPEFGDDSPNPDFHGDPEAYGAFIHDHCKMGPHFQEYLRELASVCDEYDDKQMVFEFYPDEKLGDIYQQYRQVLTAHPKASAFFMEYRQDEWHAEHTGQKIENYLRAADSANPFFCVGNHDQPRVASRLGTERARALHFLNLLTPGISVMYYGDEIGMTNGELTADDIQDNFSPVNSTIDSRDLERTPMQWDDTQFAGFSSVQPWLPVHANAIRTNVLTQAMHPDSLLHLHRRLLHLRLSMPVLQHGTLEVINTGNGFVLGIKRELGSERAYIYINFADAPQHFFIPEHTEIIASTHPHRSIIRKNGQLTIPSHCGILLLHKGKWLNSRP is encoded by the coding sequence ATGAGAACTTGGCACAATGTCGCCTCTCTGTATCAGATTTATCCGCGTAGTTTCCGGGATACGAACGGTGACGGAATTGGCGATTTGAATGGCATTACCGAAAAGCTGGATTATTTGGCGTGGCTGGGGGTTGACGCGATTTGGATTTCGCCGTTTTTCGTCTCGCCGATGACTGATTTTGGCTACGATATCGCTGACTATCGGAAAATCGATCCGACGTTCGGCGGGCTGGATGACTTTCGAGCGCTGTTGGAAAGAGCTCATATTCTCGACATCAAAGTCATGATCGACCTCGTTCCCTGCCACACGTCCGACCAGCATCCGTGGTTTCAGGAAGCACGGTCATCGCGCGACAACCCTAGGCGTGATTATTATGTCTGGCGCGACGGGCGGGACGGCAATGAGCCAAACAATTGGCGAAGTTTATCGGGCGGCAGTTCATGGGAGTTCGATGAGCAGACCGGTCAATTTTATCTCCATTCGTTCCTGAAAACGCAGCCGGATTTGAATTGGGATAATCCTGCGGTTCGGAACGAGATAAAAAACGTGGTGCGATTTTGGTTTGATATGGGCGTGGACGGCATGCGGGTTGACGCGATTTGGGGCATTTCGAAAGATCCAGAGTTCGGTGATGATTCGCCAAATCCTGATTTTCACGGTGACCCTGAAGCCTATGGCGCGTTCATTCACGACCACTGTAAAATGGGGCCGCATTTTCAAGAATATCTGCGTGAGCTGGCGTCAGTTTGCGATGAATATGATGATAAGCAGATGGTGTTTGAATTTTATCCGGATGAAAAGCTGGGCGATATTTACCAGCAGTACCGCCAAGTGCTGACCGCCCATCCAAAAGCGTCGGCGTTTTTCATGGAGTACCGCCAGGACGAGTGGCACGCAGAACATACCGGGCAGAAAATCGAGAATTATCTGCGGGCGGCAGATTCAGCCAATCCGTTTTTCTGCGTCGGCAACCACGATCAGCCGCGCGTTGCCTCGCGGCTCGGGACGGAGCGAGCGCGAGCCTTACATTTTCTCAATCTGCTCACGCCGGGCATTAGCGTGATGTACTATGGTGATGAAATTGGTATGACCAATGGCGAGCTGACTGCTGATGATATTCAGGACAATTTCAGTCCCGTCAATTCCACTATCGACAGCCGCGACCTGGAGCGCACGCCGATGCAATGGGACGATACGCAGTTTGCTGGATTCTCAAGCGTACAGCCATGGCTGCCTGTTCACGCCAACGCGATAAGAACCAACGTCCTGACGCAGGCCATGCACCCTGACTCACTCCTACATCTACACCGACGGCTGCTTCACCTGCGGCTGAGTATGCCAGTATTGCAGCACGGCACGCTCGAAGTGATTAACACCGGTAATGGATTTGTCCTCGGTATCAAACGAGAGCTAGGCAGCGAGCGGGCTTATATTTATATTAACTTCGCTGATGCACCACAACATTTTTTTATCCCAGAACATACCGAGATCATCGCCTCAACCCACCCTCACCGCTCTATTATCAGAAAAAACGGGCAGCTCACAATTCCTAGTCATTGCGGAATACTGCTACTTCATAAGGGTAAGTGGCTAAATTCTAGACCATAA
- a CDS encoding excalibur calcium-binding domain-containing protein produces the protein MSERMQDRTTGVLIAILIAGAVALVAYAYNHHYGDSSSKKPDHSQSRISSPSGTTNPSNRYYDLGDTDESEDDVYYANCSEARADGAESIREGEPGYREELDRDGDGIACEPWHGR, from the coding sequence ATGAGTGAACGTATGCAAGATAGGACTACTGGTGTACTTATCGCTATTCTGATAGCGGGAGCAGTAGCACTTGTAGCGTATGCGTACAATCATCATTATGGTGATTCCAGTAGTAAGAAACCAGACCATAGTCAAAGTAGGATTAGTAGTCCTTCGGGCACTACTAATCCTAGTAATAGATATTACGATCTTGGCGATACAGATGAAAGCGAAGATGATGTATATTATGCTAATTGCTCTGAAGCTCGTGCGGATGGTGCAGAGTCAATACGGGAAGGTGAACCTGGCTATCGGGAAGAGCTTGACCGAGATGGCGATGGCATAGCATGTGAGCCGTGGCATGGTAGGTGA
- a CDS encoding G5 domain-containing protein, whose protein sequence is MGTKPQAVKGVIGAIIGVAALAGIAGAVNNNQQQQHAAPAPVIQPVTYSDCKTEEIPFETQYEGDTGQYGYTETVKQQGVAGSKKICKPSRSGYEDKVEVITQPTAHIVVRTPKPAPQPVRQQATHRVGAICRDGWRSYATGRGACSHHGGVGEWLYE, encoded by the coding sequence ATGGGAACAAAACCACAGGCCGTTAAAGGCGTCATCGGCGCCATTATTGGTGTTGCTGCATTGGCTGGCATTGCTGGAGCAGTAAACAATAATCAGCAACAACAGCATGCAGCACCGGCACCAGTAATCCAACCTGTAACCTATTCAGACTGTAAAACGGAAGAAATACCGTTTGAAACACAGTATGAAGGCGACACGGGTCAATACGGCTATACAGAAACAGTAAAACAGCAAGGTGTTGCCGGAAGTAAAAAGATTTGCAAACCAAGCAGATCGGGATATGAGGATAAGGTAGAGGTTATAACTCAGCCAACAGCTCATATCGTTGTTCGTACGCCAAAGCCAGCACCACAGCCAGTTCGGCAACAAGCAACCCATAGGGTCGGAGCGATCTGTCGTGATGGTTGGCGGTCATACGCTACTGGAAGAGGAGCTTGCTCGCACCATGGTGGTGTAGGCGAGTGGTTGTATGAGTGA
- the rsmD gene encoding 16S rRNA (guanine(966)-N(2))-methyltransferase RsmD, producing MRVKLIAGEFGGRFIQAPPGSTTHPMGERVRSAMFNSLGEMVRGARVLDAFAGSGAIGLEALSRGAESVVFVERDRVAQRVIAENIGSLGISENAIVIKTTVANWLESMSVTEKFDIIFADPPYYNPQFSTVSRLMGLLKPGGHMVLSHSGIGEVPIQNGIVVVDNRSYGGAHLTKFLRLKC from the coding sequence GTGCGCGTTAAGCTCATCGCTGGCGAATTTGGTGGGCGGTTTATCCAGGCGCCGCCAGGCTCGACGACGCATCCCATGGGCGAGCGAGTCCGTTCGGCGATGTTCAACTCGCTAGGTGAAATGGTTCGCGGCGCGCGGGTTTTGGACGCCTTTGCGGGCTCTGGCGCTATTGGTTTGGAGGCACTCAGCCGCGGCGCCGAGTCGGTGGTTTTTGTGGAGCGAGACCGCGTCGCCCAGCGTGTGATTGCTGAAAACATAGGCAGTTTAGGTATCAGCGAAAACGCTATTGTAATAAAAACAACGGTAGCAAATTGGCTGGAAAGCATGAGCGTAACAGAGAAGTTTGATATCATTTTTGCCGATCCGCCATACTACAACCCGCAGTTTTCCACAGTCTCACGACTGATGGGACTTCTCAAACCAGGTGGACATATGGTATTATCACACTCAGGAATAGGTGAGGTGCCAATTCAGAACGGAATTGTTGTGGTGGACAATCGTAGTTATGGGGGTGCGCACCTCACCAAGTTCCTACGGTTGAAATGTTGA
- the recG gene encoding ATP-dependent DNA helicase RecG — MKLTTPLAHIKGVGPKTAQALSAAGLETVADALDFLPRAYDDYSAAVNIADLQPGKVTVRARCESISTRIVRRGLRITTAVLADDSGKVKAVWFNQSYRESQLRSDAEFVFSGQFGMQYNSYQISNPSVELAKQTNSSDAQHTSGIHPVYKSIKNLRPKTVQDLLKNLRPIMEFLPETLPEYIVQRQSLVSRAEAVRSLHAPNNHQEITRGRERLAFEELFEMILAAQLNKQEQTKLTGWRIPFNQLVVKQFVEQLPFPLTNAQRRAAWQILQDLESEHPMNRLLQGDVGSGKTVVAGLVAAEVAQAGFQTAIMAPTEILATQHAKTLDELLSPFGVSVALLTGHVKGTARRQLLDNLANGDIDVVVGTHALIQEKVAYHKLGFVVIDEQHRFGVKQRQALLQKADYMPHLLSMTATPIPRSLALTLYGELDISILDELPAGRQPIATKIWSPASAPKLYETIDHELAQGRQAYVICPLIDDNPDNDKKSVEAEYHKLAKTMFRHRRVGLLHGKLPPEEKAAVMQQFADGELDMLVSTTVVEVGVDVPNATVMLIENADNFGLSQLHQLRGRVGRGQHQSFCHLMLSGHDKPSQRLKEIEKSQDGFYLAEVDLKLRGPGEIYGRAQHGALNLKIASLSDTPLIARAQMEAERFVKEGQDLLQYNHLARAVSRYQRLTTLN; from the coding sequence ATGAAACTAACCACCCCCCTCGCACACATCAAAGGCGTCGGCCCCAAAACCGCCCAGGCGCTGTCGGCGGCGGGTCTGGAGACGGTGGCGGACGCCTTGGATTTTTTGCCGCGGGCGTATGATGATTATTCGGCGGCAGTCAACATCGCTGATCTACAGCCGGGTAAGGTGACAGTGCGGGCGCGCTGCGAGTCGATTTCCACGCGGATTGTGCGCCGAGGCCTGAGGATTACCACGGCGGTGCTGGCGGATGATTCTGGCAAGGTCAAGGCCGTTTGGTTCAATCAGTCGTACCGCGAATCGCAGCTGAGATCTGATGCTGAGTTCGTGTTTTCCGGCCAGTTTGGTATGCAATATAACAGCTATCAGATCAGCAATCCATCCGTCGAACTCGCTAAACAAACAAATTCGTCCGACGCCCAGCATACGTCGGGCATTCATCCGGTCTACAAATCCATCAAAAACCTTCGCCCGAAAACCGTGCAGGATTTGCTGAAAAACCTGCGACCGATCATGGAGTTTTTGCCCGAGACGTTGCCGGAGTACATTGTCCAGCGGCAATCATTAGTCAGTCGCGCTGAAGCTGTCAGGTCCCTCCACGCACCAAACAATCATCAAGAAATTACCCGCGGCCGTGAGCGCTTGGCCTTTGAAGAATTGTTTGAAATGATCTTGGCGGCGCAGTTAAATAAGCAGGAGCAAACCAAATTGACTGGCTGGCGCATCCCGTTCAATCAGCTGGTCGTCAAGCAATTTGTTGAGCAGCTGCCATTTCCCCTGACCAACGCGCAGCGCCGCGCTGCCTGGCAGATTTTGCAAGATTTGGAGTCGGAGCATCCGATGAACCGCTTGTTGCAGGGTGATGTTGGCTCAGGCAAAACGGTGGTCGCTGGGCTGGTGGCTGCGGAGGTGGCGCAGGCTGGTTTCCAGACGGCTATCATGGCGCCGACGGAGATTTTGGCAACTCAGCACGCCAAAACGCTGGATGAGTTGTTATCGCCGTTTGGTGTGTCGGTGGCACTGCTGACGGGACACGTCAAGGGTACAGCGCGGCGGCAACTGCTGGATAATTTAGCAAATGGTGACATTGACGTGGTGGTTGGTACGCACGCGCTGATTCAGGAAAAAGTGGCGTATCACAAGCTGGGGTTTGTGGTGATTGACGAGCAGCATCGGTTCGGCGTCAAGCAGCGGCAGGCATTATTACAAAAGGCAGACTACATGCCGCATCTACTCAGCATGACCGCCACGCCGATTCCGCGGAGCTTGGCGTTGACGCTATATGGCGAGTTGGACATCTCGATTTTGGACGAGCTGCCAGCTGGGCGCCAGCCGATTGCAACGAAAATTTGGTCGCCAGCTTCAGCGCCAAAACTCTACGAAACTATCGACCACGAACTAGCTCAGGGTCGCCAAGCCTACGTCATTTGCCCATTGATCGACGATAATCCCGACAATGACAAAAAGTCGGTCGAGGCGGAATATCACAAATTAGCAAAAACGATGTTTCGTCATCGCCGCGTCGGATTGCTGCACGGTAAACTGCCGCCGGAGGAAAAAGCGGCGGTCATGCAGCAGTTTGCCGACGGCGAGCTGGACATGCTGGTGAGCACCACGGTGGTGGAAGTCGGTGTTGATGTACCGAACGCCACGGTCATGCTCATCGAAAATGCTGACAACTTTGGGCTCAGCCAGCTCCATCAGCTGCGCGGGCGGGTTGGGCGCGGCCAGCACCAGAGTTTTTGTCATCTGATGCTGTCGGGTCACGACAAGCCGAGCCAGCGCCTCAAGGAAATTGAGAAATCCCAAGATGGCTTTTACTTGGCGGAAGTTGACCTGAAATTGCGCGGTCCTGGTGAGATTTACGGACGAGCGCAACATGGTGCGCTGAACTTGAAAATTGCCTCGCTGAGCGACACGCCGCTGATTGCCCGTGCGCAAATGGAGGCCGAGCGCTTTGTCAAAGAGGGGCAGGATTTGCTACAATATAACCATCTGGCGCGTGCCGTCAGTCGCTATCAGCGATTAACCACGCTAAATTAG